One genomic window of Moorella glycerini includes the following:
- a CDS encoding DUF4912 domain-containing protein: MLELGDGFRQNALVCLPQDLHTLYVYWDFTPQRIQTLEYFFRIVKPEMKLTLRLRRLDALLPEQELTLTTLQSGGCYFYNLEIHPGYYVELGAVSQEGEFVLFYQTLVSASPLAAESLPQPPIDSQGLLEEKCRPLPPEKWSTDRIFSWS; this comes from the coding sequence GTGCTGGAACTTGGTGACGGTTTCCGTCAAAATGCGCTGGTCTGTTTACCCCAGGACTTACACACCCTCTACGTATATTGGGACTTTACTCCTCAAAGAATCCAGACCTTAGAGTACTTTTTCAGGATAGTAAAGCCGGAAATGAAGTTAACCTTACGCCTGCGCCGGTTGGATGCCCTCCTCCCAGAGCAAGAACTAACCCTAACTACCCTTCAATCTGGTGGATGCTATTTTTACAACCTCGAGATCCATCCGGGTTACTACGTCGAGCTTGGCGCCGTAAGCCAGGAAGGTGAATTCGTCCTCTTTTATCAGACGTTGGTATCAGCAAGCCCGCTCGCCGCAGAAAGCCTCCCCCAACCGCCAATTGACAGCCAGGGGCTTCTTGAGGAGAAGTGCCGGCCGCTTCCCCCGGAAAAGTGGTCAACGGACAGAATTTTTAGCTGGTCCTGA
- a CDS encoding 1,4-alpha-glucan branching protein domain-containing protein codes for MAALADNHTGYLALLLHAHLPFVRNQEDYISLEEKWLCEALTESYFPLILSWERLAREGINFKLTLSLSPPLISMLIDPRLPERYGRYLDNLKRLAAREVERTQNDPVFSPVADFYHRRLADIEGAFNEAYRGDLLSPLKRLQEQGHLEIITTCATHGYLPLMLTRESWRVQVRAALDLFADIFGRLPAGMWLPECGYTPGIEKCLQAEGIKYFIVASHGLLNAVPRVKTAVYAPVKLPGGVAVFGRDWETSHQVWSRTEGYPGDPLYREFYRDIGYDLEFSYLEPYLIGGIRGDTGFKYYRITGKTEYKEPYDFQAARERAREHARDFLAARDRQLSYWAGIIPDKPVIVAPYDAELFGHWWFEGPVWLEEVLRLAAGQDYQTGLTTLAAYLEQYPPRQEVALGLSSWGEGGYNRVWLNPANDWLYPHLHRAEKTMVNLAATCFQPTPLQERALNQAARELLLAQSSDWPFILTSQTTAAYAHRRLEEHLGNFFKICRDYQKGDLQEDFIRILEVKDNLFPRLDFRLYRPERQRQALNWPGGEGPVLLMLSWEFPPHHVGGLGIHVRDLAAALAQMGVRVHVITRVPGREAFTTVQEGVAIHHLPTYQQPGVEIDFLSWVLQFNMALADYGRELRAALPGTPMLLHAHDWLVAWAAGELQEACGVPLVATIHATEYGRNKGLHNRIQRTIHQIEAGLVARADRVICCSRYMEEEIRELFQPRAAVKVIPNGVVPIKVAANPGSGHDILFIGRLVVEKGVQVLLEALARLRGFYPQARLIIAGAGPYAGELQALAARLGVAGQVEFTGFVSEAERNQLLARTRVAVFPSLYEPFGIVALEAMSAGVPVIVARTGGLAEVVEDGVTGLVFNPGDVEDLLRCLVTIFQNPELAAELSRQARARVERDYTWTAVARQTLSLYQELLREPSPEGDRHFPK; via the coding sequence ATGGCTGCCCTGGCAGACAATCATACCGGCTACCTGGCCCTCCTGCTCCATGCCCATCTGCCTTTCGTGCGGAATCAGGAGGACTATATAAGCCTGGAAGAAAAATGGCTTTGCGAGGCCCTGACGGAATCTTACTTTCCCCTCATCTTGAGCTGGGAACGCTTGGCCCGTGAGGGAATAAACTTTAAACTCACCTTGTCCCTCTCCCCGCCTTTAATCAGCATGTTAATTGACCCGCGCCTCCCGGAGCGTTATGGCCGCTACCTGGATAACCTTAAAAGACTGGCCGCCCGGGAGGTGGAGCGGACGCAAAATGATCCCGTCTTTTCCCCCGTGGCCGATTTTTATCACCGGCGCCTTGCGGATATAGAGGGAGCCTTCAATGAAGCTTACCGGGGCGATCTGCTTTCGCCCTTAAAAAGATTACAGGAGCAGGGGCATCTGGAAATTATAACAACCTGCGCCACTCATGGCTACCTTCCCTTGATGCTGACCAGGGAATCCTGGCGGGTGCAAGTCCGGGCAGCTTTAGATCTTTTTGCCGATATCTTTGGTCGCCTGCCGGCGGGGATGTGGCTGCCGGAGTGCGGCTACACTCCCGGTATCGAGAAATGCCTGCAAGCCGAAGGCATTAAATACTTTATTGTCGCCAGCCACGGGTTGTTAAACGCCGTTCCTCGGGTGAAAACGGCCGTTTATGCGCCGGTCAAACTCCCCGGCGGCGTAGCCGTTTTTGGCCGGGACTGGGAGACCTCTCACCAGGTATGGAGCCGGACGGAGGGCTATCCCGGCGATCCTCTGTATCGGGAGTTTTACCGCGATATCGGCTACGACCTGGAGTTTAGCTATCTCGAGCCTTACCTCATTGGCGGCATCCGGGGTGATACCGGTTTCAAATACTACCGCATCACCGGCAAGACCGAATACAAGGAGCCCTATGACTTTCAGGCCGCCCGGGAGCGAGCCCGCGAACACGCCCGTGATTTTTTGGCCGCCAGGGACCGGCAGCTAAGCTATTGGGCCGGTATTATACCTGACAAACCGGTGATAGTTGCACCTTATGACGCCGAATTGTTCGGACACTGGTGGTTTGAAGGACCGGTATGGCTGGAAGAAGTTTTACGCCTGGCAGCCGGACAAGATTACCAGACCGGGTTGACTACCCTGGCCGCTTACCTGGAGCAATACCCGCCCCGCCAGGAGGTGGCTTTAGGGCTTTCCAGTTGGGGAGAAGGCGGTTACAACCGGGTCTGGCTGAATCCTGCCAATGACTGGCTGTACCCTCACCTTCATAGGGCGGAAAAAACAATGGTCAACCTGGCTGCTACTTGCTTTCAACCCACACCGTTGCAGGAACGGGCCTTAAACCAGGCCGCCAGGGAGTTGCTCCTGGCCCAGAGCAGCGATTGGCCCTTTATCCTTACCAGCCAGACGACGGCGGCTTATGCCCACCGTCGTCTGGAGGAACATCTAGGTAATTTTTTTAAAATCTGCCGGGATTATCAAAAGGGCGACCTGCAAGAGGATTTCATACGTATTTTGGAAGTTAAGGACAACCTTTTCCCACGCCTGGATTTCCGCCTTTATCGCCCGGAGAGGCAGCGGCAGGCGTTGAATTGGCCGGGCGGGGAAGGGCCGGTACTCCTCATGTTGAGCTGGGAGTTTCCTCCCCATCATGTCGGCGGCCTGGGCATCCACGTTCGCGATCTGGCGGCAGCCCTGGCCCAAATGGGGGTAAGGGTCCACGTTATCACCCGGGTACCGGGCCGGGAAGCGTTCACGACGGTGCAAGAAGGAGTAGCCATCCACCATCTGCCTACCTACCAGCAGCCGGGGGTAGAAATTGATTTTCTTTCCTGGGTCCTGCAGTTCAATATGGCTTTAGCCGACTATGGACGCGAGTTGCGGGCCGCCCTGCCGGGAACACCAATGCTCCTTCACGCCCACGACTGGCTGGTGGCCTGGGCGGCCGGGGAGCTGCAGGAAGCATGTGGGGTGCCCCTGGTAGCAACTATCCATGCCACGGAGTACGGCCGTAACAAAGGTCTACATAACCGCATCCAGAGGACTATTCACCAGATCGAGGCCGGGTTGGTGGCCAGGGCCGACCGGGTAATCTGCTGCAGCCGCTATATGGAAGAGGAAATCCGGGAACTTTTTCAGCCCCGAGCGGCGGTAAAGGTGATTCCCAACGGCGTCGTGCCTATCAAAGTGGCGGCCAATCCCGGCTCGGGGCACGACATCTTGTTCATCGGCCGTCTGGTGGTGGAGAAGGGGGTCCAGGTACTCCTGGAAGCCCTGGCCAGGCTGCGCGGTTTTTACCCCCAGGCCAGGTTGATCATAGCCGGCGCCGGCCCCTACGCCGGGGAGTTGCAGGCCCTGGCCGCCCGCCTTGGGGTGGCGGGTCAGGTCGAGTTCACCGGCTTTGTCTCGGAGGCTGAGCGCAACCAGCTCCTGGCGCGGACGCGGGTCGCCGTTTTCCCGAGCCTTTATGAACCCTTTGGCATCGTGGCCCTGGAAGCTATGTCCGCCGGGGTACCGGTGATTGTCGCCCGCACCGGCGGGCTGGCCGAGGTTGTTGAGGACGGCGTAACCGGCTTAGTCTTTAACCCGGGCGATGTAGAAGATTTATTACGCTGCCTGGTGACTATCTTCCAGAACCCGGAGTTGGCTGCTGAACTGAGCCGGCAGGCCCGGGCCAGGGTGGAACGGGACTATACCTGGACCGCAGTAGCCCGGCAAACCTTGAGCCTTTACCAGGAACTCCTCCGGGAACCCTCGCCGGAGGGCGACCGGCATTTTCCAAAGTAG
- a CDS encoding iron-sulfur cluster assembly scaffold protein: protein MYGELLLDHFINPRNVGIIKDADGIGSIGDPGCGDYLCIYIKVQDNRLVDVKFQVYGCPAAIATSSILTEMAKGKTLEEGLKITDADVAAAIGGLPEIKLHCSNLGASALHEAIRNYQTRMKAGG from the coding sequence ATGTACGGCGAACTGCTTCTCGATCATTTTATAAATCCGCGTAATGTAGGCATCATTAAAGACGCAGATGGAATTGGCAGTATAGGCGATCCTGGCTGCGGCGACTACCTATGTATCTATATCAAAGTTCAGGATAACCGCCTGGTTGACGTTAAGTTTCAGGTGTACGGGTGCCCGGCAGCCATAGCTACCAGCAGTATCCTTACGGAAATGGCTAAAGGGAAAACCCTGGAGGAAGGCCTTAAGATCACGGATGCCGATGTGGCGGCAGCCATCGGGGGTTTACCGGAAATCAAGCTGCACTGCTCTAATCTGGGCGCCAGCGCCCTTCATGAAGCCATCCGCAATTATCAAACCAGGATGAAGGCTGGTGGTTAG
- a CDS encoding Fur family transcriptional regulator encodes MPAGAILDLEKFQESERRLTPQRQAVLKAFLELSQEHPTAEAIYQAARRHCPTVGMATVYRSLELFVQMGIIVKAPTLNGTARYEMNKTPHNHFVCLKCGRTYEFHRQQEPVIDRKIKKEGFEVISASMIFFGYCPTCRE; translated from the coding sequence ATGCCTGCCGGAGCAATTTTAGACCTGGAGAAGTTTCAAGAAAGTGAGCGGCGTTTAACACCCCAGCGCCAGGCGGTACTTAAGGCCTTCCTGGAATTATCCCAGGAACACCCGACGGCAGAAGCTATTTACCAGGCGGCACGCCGGCATTGCCCGACGGTAGGGATGGCCACCGTCTACCGTTCGCTGGAGCTCTTCGTGCAGATGGGTATTATTGTCAAGGCCCCAACCTTGAATGGGACAGCCCGGTATGAGATGAATAAAACCCCCCATAATCATTTTGTGTGCCTGAAGTGTGGCCGTACCTACGAATTTCACAGGCAACAGGAACCTGTAATTGACAGGAAAATAAAAAAAGAAGGGTTTGAGGTTATCAGTGCGTCGATGATCTTCTTTGGTTATTGTCCGACCTGTCGTGAATAA
- a CDS encoding metal ABC transporter ATP-binding protein, with protein MSYLHEKREVVRLVDVTFSYNSSPVLERVNLAVEAGEFLALIGPNGAAKSTLLKIMVGLLRPKVGEVRLFGRDIRRFRDWHRIGYIAQNAGHINTSFPATVAEVVASGYYSGLKGLFDGRARKRMVAEALELAGIKELAGHLIGELSGGQRQKVFLARALVKRPAALFLDEPTTGIDAASREEFYRLLAHLNREKGLTVIIVTHDIGAAFARAQKIGCVRDRGVYIHEKLSEVDQDHIAEVLGYRIGENHGYL; from the coding sequence ATGTCCTATCTGCACGAAAAAAGGGAAGTAGTACGGCTGGTGGATGTTACCTTTTCCTATAACAGTAGCCCTGTCCTCGAGAGAGTCAACCTGGCGGTAGAGGCAGGGGAATTTTTGGCTCTCATTGGCCCCAACGGGGCTGCTAAATCCACCCTGCTCAAGATTATGGTGGGTCTTTTGCGACCAAAAGTCGGAGAAGTAAGGCTTTTTGGCCGGGATATCAGGCGCTTCCGGGATTGGCACAGGATAGGTTACATTGCCCAGAATGCCGGCCACATCAACACCTCCTTTCCCGCAACCGTGGCTGAGGTGGTGGCTTCGGGATATTACAGCGGCTTAAAGGGGCTGTTTGACGGGCGCGCCAGAAAAAGAATGGTTGCTGAGGCGCTGGAACTGGCGGGCATTAAGGAGCTGGCCGGCCACCTTATCGGGGAACTTTCCGGCGGCCAGCGCCAGAAGGTCTTCCTGGCGCGAGCCCTGGTAAAAAGGCCGGCGGCCCTGTTTCTTGATGAACCTACCACCGGCATAGATGCTGCTTCCCGGGAAGAATTTTACCGGCTCCTGGCGCATCTGAACCGCGAAAAGGGCCTGACGGTAATTATCGTTACCCATGATATAGGAGCTGCTTTTGCCAGGGCGCAAAAGATAGGCTGCGTGCGTGACCGGGGCGTTTATATCCACGAAAAGCTCAGCGAAGTGGACCAGGACCACATTGCCGAGGTACTGGGTTACCGGATAGGGGAGAACCATGGTTATCTTTAG
- a CDS encoding metal ABC transporter permease — protein sequence MQRAFIAGLITAVLAATLGVFIVLRRLSLVGDSLSHASLAGVAGGMLLGFYPFYGALLAAAGAALLIEFIRRAFPRYAEVALAVVMASAMALAVVMISWKKAFNADLFSYLFGSLVAVSPADVALIAGAGIFILTSLAFLYRELFAITFDEEAARLVGIPVTAVSIYFTLLTALTVALAVRVVGTLLVSALMVIPPAVSLQIARSFKAAFGIAVVVACLAVITGLYASFIFDLAPGGTIVLIAAAILVAAMVAKGAINRWK from the coding sequence ATGCAGCGGGCGTTCATAGCCGGCCTGATTACCGCTGTTCTGGCTGCCACGCTGGGTGTTTTTATAGTTTTAAGACGCCTGTCCCTGGTGGGAGATAGCCTGTCCCATGCCAGCCTGGCCGGCGTGGCCGGTGGTATGCTTTTAGGTTTTTACCCCTTTTACGGCGCCCTGCTGGCCGCCGCCGGCGCCGCCCTGCTGATTGAGTTCATCCGCCGGGCTTTCCCCAGATATGCTGAAGTAGCGCTGGCGGTAGTCATGGCCAGCGCCATGGCCCTGGCGGTGGTAATGATCAGTTGGAAGAAAGCTTTTAATGCCGATCTTTTTTCTTATTTATTCGGCAGCCTGGTGGCCGTATCCCCTGCCGACGTGGCACTCATTGCCGGCGCGGGTATATTTATTCTTACATCTTTAGCTTTTCTTTATCGCGAGCTTTTTGCCATTACCTTCGACGAAGAGGCGGCCCGCCTCGTGGGGATCCCGGTAACCGCCGTAAGCATATATTTTACCCTGCTCACGGCCCTTACGGTGGCCCTGGCGGTACGGGTGGTGGGAACGCTCTTGGTATCAGCTCTGATGGTTATCCCGCCGGCAGTCAGCCTGCAGATTGCCCGCAGTTTCAAGGCGGCTTTTGGGATAGCCGTCGTTGTGGCTTGCCTGGCGGTCATTACCGGCCTTTATGCCTCCTTTATTTTTGACCTGGCTCCAGGAGGAACCATTGTGCTTATTGCCGCGGCCATCCTGGTAGCAGCCATGGTAGCGAAAGGAGCAATAAACAGGTGGAAATAG
- a CDS encoding alpha amylase N-terminal ig-like domain-containing protein, with the protein MFFHRTSPRFCQPLAPGKLLLRLKTRRREQQRCQVIYEDRGLKTANMHICARTPHYLYYQAEVELSRPWECRYFFRLQIKGEEPGYLFAGNNKQVHRPFSYHWTPADIFTVPEWIYDAVSYQIFSDRFYNGNPANDPPGTRPWGEAPTRENFFGGDLEGIQAKIPYLKFLGVNVLWLNPIFASPSNHRYNTSDYLAVDPALGDTATLRRLVESLHANGMHLILDGVFNHTGTEFWAFKDVVARGADSPYKDWYYFHDFPVRSEPQPNYTCWWDIPSLPKLKVSNPDVRNYLLHVATYWLREAGTDGWRLDVPNEIEPSFWREFRQQVKETDPQAYIVGEIWRDARFWLQGRLFDGVMNYLFRDLVLDYFARRRFPISTLDFLLGLIRLRYPEAANFALLNLLGSHDTARVLTAFQEGLGRLPGHTGSYAEAVAHLRPALILQFTYPGAPLIYYGDEVGMTGGPDPDCRRTMPWEPRAWNQDLLNFYRRLIVLRHRLLPLRRGYFQPLFTDDRAEVYAYARRLAGEKVIVILNAGDSPQTITLATGELEIADGTFWREVLSDRCFEVQEGQLSLPLEANSGAILIAC; encoded by the coding sequence TTGTTCTTCCACCGTACTTCGCCGCGTTTTTGCCAGCCCCTGGCGCCCGGTAAACTCCTCTTGCGCTTGAAAACCCGCCGTCGGGAACAACAACGCTGCCAGGTAATCTATGAAGACCGGGGCCTAAAGACCGCCAACATGCATATCTGCGCCCGTACCCCTCATTACCTCTATTACCAGGCAGAAGTCGAGCTTTCCCGGCCGTGGGAGTGCCGTTATTTTTTCAGGCTGCAGATAAAAGGGGAGGAGCCTGGGTACCTATTTGCCGGCAATAACAAGCAGGTACACCGGCCTTTTTCTTATCATTGGACGCCAGCGGATATATTTACTGTACCGGAATGGATTTATGACGCCGTCTCCTACCAGATATTTTCCGACCGCTTTTATAACGGCAACCCGGCCAATGACCCTCCCGGGACGCGGCCCTGGGGTGAAGCCCCCACCAGAGAAAACTTCTTCGGCGGGGACCTGGAGGGCATCCAGGCCAAAATACCTTATTTAAAATTTTTAGGGGTCAACGTCCTCTGGCTAAACCCCATCTTTGCTTCTCCTTCCAACCATCGCTATAATACCAGCGATTACCTGGCCGTTGATCCCGCCCTGGGGGATACGGCTACCCTCCGCCGCCTGGTGGAGTCTCTCCACGCTAATGGCATGCACCTGATCCTGGATGGAGTGTTTAATCATACGGGCACGGAGTTCTGGGCCTTTAAGGATGTAGTCGCCCGTGGAGCTGATTCTCCCTATAAAGACTGGTATTATTTCCATGACTTTCCCGTAAGGAGCGAACCCCAGCCAAATTATACCTGCTGGTGGGATATACCCAGCCTTCCCAAGCTAAAAGTCAGCAACCCCGACGTGCGCAATTACCTGCTCCACGTCGCCACCTACTGGCTGCGGGAGGCGGGTACCGACGGCTGGCGCCTGGATGTCCCTAACGAGATTGAACCATCCTTCTGGCGGGAATTCCGGCAGCAGGTTAAAGAAACCGATCCCCAAGCCTATATTGTGGGTGAAATCTGGCGCGATGCCCGCTTCTGGCTCCAGGGTCGGCTTTTCGACGGCGTCATGAACTATCTCTTTCGCGACCTGGTCCTTGATTACTTTGCCAGGCGGCGTTTTCCCATTTCTACCCTGGACTTCCTGCTGGGCCTTATCCGCCTGCGCTACCCTGAGGCAGCCAACTTCGCCCTGCTAAACCTCCTGGGCAGCCATGACACGGCCCGGGTGCTTACCGCCTTTCAAGAGGGTCTGGGCAGGCTCCCCGGCCATACCGGCAGCTATGCCGAAGCCGTCGCCCACCTGCGGCCGGCGCTAATCCTGCAGTTCACCTATCCCGGCGCCCCTTTGATTTACTACGGGGATGAGGTGGGAATGACCGGCGGCCCGGATCCCGACTGCCGCCGGACCATGCCCTGGGAACCCCGGGCCTGGAACCAGGACCTGCTCAACTTTTACCGGCGCCTGATTGTCCTGCGGCACCGCTTGTTACCTTTAAGGCGCGGTTATTTCCAGCCCTTGTTTACCGATGACCGGGCCGAGGTTTACGCCTATGCCCGCCGTCTGGCCGGGGAAAAGGTGATCGTGATTTTAAATGCCGGCGATTCCCCCCAAACCATCACCCTGGCAACAGGAGAACTGGAAATAGCCGATGGTACCTTCTGGCGGGAAGTCTTAAGCGATCGTTGTTTTGAGGTCCAGGAAGGACAACTCAGCCTCCCCCTGGAAGCCAATTCGGGGGCTATACTCATTGCCTGTTAA
- a CDS encoding Fur family transcriptional regulator, producing MEIEELLKQNELKVTPQRKAILAVLKNTHSFISAQGLFQEVIKILPGTNFSTVYRNLDVLLEKGLLCRVPSDSGADLYELRREEGHHHHAVCKTCGASIAVDFCPMESLAKELGRKGFLPTGHCFEVYGLCSRCRKGKQ from the coding sequence GTGGAAATAGAAGAATTGTTAAAGCAAAATGAGCTCAAGGTAACCCCCCAGCGCAAGGCCATCCTGGCGGTACTAAAAAATACTCACTCCTTCATCAGCGCCCAGGGGTTGTTCCAGGAGGTTATCAAGATCCTCCCGGGGACAAATTTTTCCACGGTTTACCGCAACCTGGATGTATTGCTGGAGAAGGGCCTTTTGTGCCGCGTTCCCTCGGATAGCGGCGCTGATTTATATGAACTGCGGCGGGAGGAAGGGCACCATCACCACGCGGTATGTAAAACTTGCGGGGCTTCCATCGCTGTTGATTTTTGTCCTATGGAAAGCCTGGCCAAAGAGCTGGGCAGGAAGGGTTTTCTCCCGACGGGACACTGCTTCGAGGTTTACGGCTTGTGCAGCAGGTGCAGGAAGGGGAAGCAATAA
- a CDS encoding L-serine ammonia-lyase, iron-sulfur-dependent, subunit alpha yields MLDQRALVNLLHQEADLAIGCTEPVMVAMAAARARQVLGVLPEQVEVVVSPAVWKNGRRVGLPGTRERGLDMAAAMGLLAPLEEGQRLLAFLEPGQITQAKKLVLEGAVKARVLLNKEGLYTGVWARAGNNEVRVEMQDNHKNFSGVWKNGKLIDKPGEQFNLSLKALLKQDYPSLLAAVLTLPGQEIDFLYQGARGIVIFAREVAEGIKVPGSSLSRFFRRAGAKTGAPAEQIRTLTGIAVAERMSGAVYPVLTSAGSGNQGILIAVPLFLVGEALETKRELLSRALAVAHYTNMYLRAYSGKLSPLCGAVTAGAGVAAAVSWLLGGSRQQMINAAQILLGNLCCVLCDGAKENCSLKISTAAVEAVQAGQMAHLGINPEAGAGIIGKSLEDTLGLIKTVLQIGMDEVDYYLGKIDYLNLG; encoded by the coding sequence ATGCTTGACCAGCGAGCTTTAGTTAATTTGCTGCACCAGGAAGCCGATCTGGCAATCGGATGCACGGAACCGGTGATGGTAGCTATGGCCGCCGCGCGGGCCAGGCAGGTCCTGGGTGTTTTGCCGGAACAAGTAGAGGTAGTTGTCAGCCCGGCGGTTTGGAAGAATGGCCGCCGGGTGGGGTTACCAGGAACGCGGGAGAGGGGCCTGGACATGGCCGCAGCAATGGGCCTGCTGGCCCCTCTGGAGGAAGGCCAGCGGTTACTGGCCTTTTTAGAACCTGGACAAATAACGCAGGCTAAAAAGCTCGTCCTGGAAGGAGCGGTAAAGGCAAGGGTGCTCCTGAATAAAGAAGGCTTGTATACCGGGGTCTGGGCCCGGGCGGGCAACAACGAAGTCCGGGTAGAAATGCAGGACAACCATAAAAACTTTAGCGGTGTGTGGAAAAACGGTAAATTAATCGACAAACCCGGGGAGCAGTTCAATTTAAGTCTGAAAGCATTGCTTAAGCAGGACTACCCGTCGCTTTTGGCTGCGGTTTTAACTTTGCCCGGGCAAGAAATTGATTTTTTATATCAAGGCGCAAGAGGAATTGTAATCTTCGCCCGTGAGGTAGCAGAGGGAATAAAGGTTCCAGGGTCTAGCTTAAGCCGGTTTTTCCGGCGGGCAGGTGCAAAAACTGGTGCGCCGGCGGAGCAGATCCGTACCCTGACGGGTATTGCCGTTGCTGAACGCATGAGCGGGGCTGTTTACCCGGTCTTAACCAGCGCCGGCAGCGGCAACCAGGGGATATTGATAGCCGTACCTTTGTTTTTAGTAGGAGAGGCGCTGGAAACGAAGCGGGAACTTCTAAGCCGGGCCCTGGCCGTAGCGCATTACACCAATATGTACCTGCGGGCTTATTCCGGGAAGCTATCCCCCCTGTGTGGCGCCGTAACCGCCGGGGCGGGTGTGGCGGCGGCAGTGTCCTGGCTGTTGGGGGGTAGCCGCCAGCAGATGATAAATGCCGCTCAAATCTTGCTGGGGAACCTGTGCTGTGTTTTATGTGATGGCGCCAAAGAAAATTGCTCTTTAAAAATCAGTACCGCCGCAGTTGAAGCCGTTCAGGCGGGGCAGATGGCCCACCTGGGTATAAACCCGGAAGCAGGGGCGGGTATTATTGGCAAGAGCCTGGAAGATACACTGGGTTTAATTAAAACGGTCCTCCAAATAGGGATGGATGAGGTTGATTATTATTTAGGCAAGATTGATTATCTTAATTTAGGATAG
- a CDS encoding metal ABC transporter substrate-binding protein gives MNVWRRLSSVALVLLIFSLIFFAGGCRASKSPLQPESAAGPLKIYTTFYPLYDFTQKIVGDRAVVENLQPVGVEPHGYEPSPQQIASIYTGKLFIFLGEPMDPWAKKIEGQLNAKGVMTLEAGKGLIENNDPHIWLDPVLAGEISRRIYEAVVKVDGDNKGYYEKNLQELEQKFTMLDKQYREALAGVTRKDFVTSHAAFGYLAKRYGLEQIPISGLSPQQEPSAQQMAELITLCRSKGVKYIFFETLASPKLAETLARETGAGTLVLNPIGGLTPEEIKAGEDYFSIMAKNLASLKQALE, from the coding sequence ATGAATGTTTGGCGTAGATTAAGCAGTGTTGCCCTGGTCTTACTTATTTTTAGCCTTATTTTTTTTGCCGGAGGTTGCCGGGCAAGCAAAAGCCCACTCCAGCCGGAGAGCGCTGCAGGTCCGTTAAAGATTTATACTACCTTCTACCCGCTTTATGATTTTACCCAAAAAATCGTCGGCGATAGGGCCGTAGTAGAGAATCTACAGCCGGTAGGCGTCGAACCCCACGGTTATGAACCTTCACCCCAGCAGATTGCTTCAATTTACACCGGTAAATTATTTATTTTTTTGGGTGAACCTATGGACCCCTGGGCCAAGAAAATAGAAGGCCAGCTTAATGCCAAAGGGGTTATGACCCTGGAAGCGGGCAAGGGCCTTATAGAAAACAACGACCCGCATATATGGCTGGACCCTGTCCTTGCCGGGGAGATTTCCCGGCGGATATATGAAGCGGTAGTAAAAGTCGACGGGGACAATAAAGGGTATTATGAAAAAAACCTGCAGGAGCTGGAGCAGAAATTTACTATGCTGGATAAGCAGTACCGGGAAGCCCTGGCCGGCGTGACGAGGAAAGATTTTGTAACCTCCCATGCGGCATTTGGTTATCTTGCCAAAAGGTATGGCCTTGAACAGATACCCATCAGCGGGCTTTCCCCCCAGCAAGAGCCCTCGGCGCAGCAGATGGCAGAGCTTATTACCCTTTGCCGGAGCAAAGGTGTAAAGTATATCTTTTTTGAAACCCTGGCCAGCCCCAAACTGGCCGAAACCCTGGCCCGGGAAACGGGAGCCGGGACGCTGGTCTTAAATCCTATCGGTGGACTTACACCCGAAGAGATAAAGGCGGGCGAGGACTACTTCTCCATAATGGCTAAAAATCTGGCCTCACTGAAGCAAGCCCTGGAATAG